The Sphingobacterium bambusae genome includes a window with the following:
- a CDS encoding Rpn family recombination-promoting nuclease/putative transposase: MHAPKFIDLTTDFGFKRIFGSETSKEFLKSFLNELFHGRKHIADFHYGKNEHVGEAEDIGTVIFDLVCTTDSGETFLIEVQRSMQRNLKRRMLYYGSKLIADMAPKGNRLGWNYAIGEVYIIVLLDGFPMPDHDGDGRYIHEIGLCDTNTGKVFYKQLGYTYIELVKFDKEEVELQTDLDRWLYVLKNMSKLKKLSVYLRKPIFERLFDIAAYTQLNKEERNMYDVSLKRKWDAFSIRETQELDLADAIENGLKQGLERGLEKGREQGLEQGLERGLAQGLVEGLEKGLEQGREQGLERGLEQGREEGLEEGERRKAMAIALELKKMELSVADIAKVTGLSVTDIEAL, encoded by the coding sequence ATGCATGCTCCTAAGTTCATTGATTTGACGACGGATTTCGGCTTTAAGCGAATCTTTGGATCGGAGACGAGCAAGGAATTTTTAAAGTCCTTTTTGAACGAGTTGTTCCACGGGCGCAAACATATAGCGGACTTTCACTACGGGAAGAACGAGCATGTAGGTGAAGCCGAAGATATAGGCACAGTGATCTTCGACCTAGTGTGCACGACGGACAGTGGGGAAACGTTCCTGATTGAGGTGCAGCGCAGTATGCAGCGAAATCTGAAACGTCGGATGTTATATTATGGGAGCAAACTGATTGCCGATATGGCGCCCAAAGGTAATCGCCTTGGCTGGAACTATGCAATCGGCGAAGTATACATTATTGTGTTGTTAGATGGATTCCCGATGCCCGATCACGACGGTGATGGACGTTATATTCACGAAATCGGGCTGTGTGATACAAATACGGGAAAAGTTTTTTATAAACAATTGGGATATACTTACATAGAATTAGTTAAATTTGATAAGGAAGAGGTTGAATTACAGACGGATCTCGATCGGTGGCTTTATGTGCTGAAGAATATGTCTAAGCTGAAAAAACTTTCGGTCTATCTACGGAAGCCTATATTTGAGCGACTGTTTGATATCGCTGCCTACACACAGTTAAATAAGGAGGAAAGAAATATGTATGATGTAAGTTTAAAACGCAAATGGGATGCCTTCTCCATTCGTGAAACTCAAGAGCTGGATCTAGCAGATGCAATTGAGAACGGCTTGAAGCAAGGCTTAGAAAGAGGGTTAGAAAAAGGACGGGAACAAGGTTTAGAACAGGGTTTAGAGAGAGGTTTGGCGCAAGGTTTAGTAGAAGGTTTGGAAAAAGGTTTAGAACAAGGACGAGAACAAGGTTTAGAGCGGGGATTGGAACAAGGAAGGGAAGAAGGTTTAGAAGAAGGTGAACGGCGGAAGGCTATGGCGATAGCACTAGAACTCAAAAAAATGGAACTTTCTGTTGCTGATATTGCTAAAGTTACAGGCCTTTCTGTTACAGATATTGAAGCGTTATAG
- a CDS encoding DUF6438 domain-containing protein — translation MNYFYIAIATMLMLSCKSSKQPNGDSKDNITSIALQRTPCFGFCPIYEVQLHADGTASLDAQDHLQNNLKGQFKGNVAASEWQKLTTMLQTMKFRELNEEYGSRNVFDLPSVNTSIRYGKDQEKKINDYGGRGTAELSKFYEEVDRLLYSVEWKGGIDR, via the coding sequence ATGAACTACTTCTATATAGCGATCGCAACCATGCTTATGCTTTCCTGTAAGAGCAGTAAGCAGCCTAACGGAGATAGTAAAGATAACATTACCAGCATAGCACTTCAGCGTACGCCATGTTTCGGTTTTTGTCCTATTTATGAGGTGCAGCTTCACGCCGACGGCACCGCTTCTTTGGATGCGCAAGATCATCTTCAAAATAACCTTAAAGGTCAGTTTAAAGGAAATGTAGCGGCCAGTGAATGGCAAAAGCTAACGACTATGTTGCAGACCATGAAATTTCGAGAGCTAAATGAGGAGTATGGTAGTCGAAATGTTTTCGATTTGCCATCGGTCAACACAAGTATCCGCTATGGTAAAGACCAAGAAAAGAAAATCAACGATTACGGCGGACGGGGGACAGCCGAATTAAGTAAATTCTATGAAGAAGTGGATCGGTTACTGTATAGCGTGGAATGGAAGGGGGGAATTGATCGCTAA
- a CDS encoding DNA polymerase III subunit gamma/tau, protein MDNFIVSARKYRPVTFDSVVGQAHITSTLKNAIHNNQLAQAFLFCGPRGVGKTTCARILAKTINCEHIRENVEACGTCDSCKSFQNGNSFSIHELDAASNNSVDDIRSLIEQVRIPPQTGKYKIYIIDEVHMLSQAAFNAFLKTLEEPPSYAIFILATTEKHKILPTILSRCQIFDFNRIKVEDMALHLASIAQKESITYEADGLHIIAQKADGGLRDALSMFDQIVSFSNKNISYQSVIDNLNILDYDYYFQLLERIAAEDAAQTLLIFDKVLNNGFDGGHFISGLATHIRNLLVAKEPATLKLLEVSDNIKRKYLEQSQALSSGLLLSALNIANQCEINYKNSKNQRLQVELALLKMCHVSAAIVLSKQGSFVPSASTEVKKKLPEQSIARPESVISAPVAVKPATTAVPSTPVGREAEPVAAATPAKAVEVPVAAAPKKGWGKVSSSIDIPNLNTIFEEKKAEESEENDLVQGNAYSEVTLNAFLSKWNAFADGLKKTTRVTLYTIMTSSTPRLQGTMIEVDVENAVQMDELKVGKIDILNYLRVQLNNFSIDLQGVQVELTKVRKPYTSQEKYQAMLSKNPALESLRKAFNLGLS, encoded by the coding sequence ATGGATAATTTTATTGTTTCGGCACGGAAATATCGCCCTGTAACCTTCGATTCTGTCGTGGGACAAGCGCATATTACCAGTACGCTCAAGAACGCCATCCACAACAACCAACTGGCTCAGGCTTTTCTGTTCTGTGGGCCTAGGGGAGTGGGGAAGACTACCTGTGCTCGTATTTTGGCCAAGACGATAAACTGCGAGCATATCCGTGAAAATGTAGAAGCTTGCGGAACCTGTGATAGCTGTAAATCCTTCCAGAACGGCAACTCCTTTAGTATACACGAGCTGGATGCCGCATCTAATAACTCGGTAGACGATATCCGAAGCTTGATTGAGCAGGTGCGCATACCGCCGCAAACCGGGAAGTATAAAATATACATCATCGATGAGGTGCATATGCTTTCGCAGGCTGCTTTCAATGCGTTTTTAAAAACCTTGGAGGAACCTCCTTCCTATGCCATCTTTATCTTGGCGACGACCGAGAAGCATAAAATACTACCTACCATCTTGTCCCGTTGTCAAATATTTGATTTCAACCGGATCAAGGTGGAAGACATGGCTTTGCACCTTGCCAGCATAGCGCAGAAAGAGTCGATTACGTATGAAGCAGATGGACTACATATCATTGCGCAGAAAGCCGATGGCGGTTTGCGGGATGCATTGTCCATGTTTGATCAAATCGTGAGCTTCTCCAATAAAAATATTTCCTATCAGTCGGTGATCGATAACCTGAATATTCTGGATTACGATTACTATTTCCAGCTGTTGGAGCGTATTGCAGCGGAAGATGCTGCACAGACGCTTCTTATTTTTGATAAGGTGCTGAACAACGGTTTTGATGGCGGGCATTTTATCAGCGGATTGGCAACACATATCCGCAATCTGCTGGTAGCCAAGGAACCGGCTACCTTGAAACTCTTAGAGGTTAGTGATAATATAAAGCGCAAGTACTTGGAGCAATCGCAAGCGTTGAGCTCCGGTTTGTTGCTGTCTGCATTGAACATTGCCAATCAATGTGAGATCAACTATAAGAATAGCAAAAACCAACGTTTACAGGTCGAGTTAGCTTTGCTAAAAATGTGCCATGTGTCTGCCGCCATTGTACTGAGTAAGCAAGGAAGTTTCGTTCCCTCAGCGTCGACTGAGGTAAAAAAAAAACTCCCTGAGCAATCCATAGCACGTCCTGAGTCGGTAATATCTGCTCCGGTAGCAGTAAAACCAGCAACGACTGCTGTTCCGTCTACACCGGTGGGGCGCGAAGCCGAGCCTGTAGCAGCGGCTACTCCTGCGAAGGCGGTTGAAGTGCCTGTTGCGGCTGCTCCCAAAAAAGGATGGGGAAAGGTTTCTTCTTCCATCGATATTCCCAATCTCAATACCATTTTTGAAGAAAAGAAGGCTGAGGAATCTGAAGAGAATGACCTCGTTCAGGGAAATGCCTATAGCGAGGTTACGTTGAATGCCTTCCTTTCCAAATGGAATGCCTTTGCGGATGGGCTGAAGAAAACGACTCGCGTCACACTATATACCATCATGACATCGAGTACGCCGCGTTTGCAGGGCACTATGATTGAAGTCGATGTAGAAAACGCCGTGCAGATGGATGAGCTTAAGGTTGGTAAGATCGATATTTTGAATTACCTACGCGTGCAGCTGAATAACTTCTCTATCGATCTACAGGGCGTACAGGTGGAGCTGACAAAAGTACGTAAACCCTACACGTCGCAAGAAAAATACCAGGCGATGTTGTCCAAAAATCCAGCTCTCGAAAGCCTTCGAAAAGCATTTAATCTAGGCTTGAGTTAA
- a CDS encoding adenylosuccinate synthase: MKVDVLLGLQWGDEGKGKFVDALAAHYDAVARFHGGSNAGHTLIFEGKKVVLNSIPSGILNTKIINIIGNGVVLDVVSFAREIHMLTAMGYPVIDNQKLLIAKKAHLLLPTHALLDKYAEESLGDAKIGSTQKGIAVAYSDKMLRRGLRVADIQRPDFENCVSQLFGEHIKLLEDRYGVQLSVDDFLVDFMQHIDILKQFPLVDAEWTINKMLSNGKKVLAEGAQATLLDIDHGSYPYVTSSNTTAGAVCTGLGVAPKHVGEVMGVFKAYCTRVGSGPFLTELQSELADHIRLQGGEFGSFTKRPRRIGWLDLPALRYAIMINGVDKLIMTKADVLSGLDYIDVCTSYSDDGGETLDYVATHDAGCTAQPIYRRFAAWQEDISDLTDDKGLPEALKTYISFLENELHVPIAYLSTGPDRKQTLER; encoded by the coding sequence ATGAAAGTAGATGTATTGTTGGGCCTTCAGTGGGGTGATGAAGGCAAAGGTAAATTTGTAGATGCCCTTGCTGCGCACTATGATGCGGTAGCGCGTTTCCATGGTGGATCCAATGCTGGGCATACCCTTATTTTTGAAGGCAAAAAGGTGGTGCTCAACAGCATCCCCTCCGGGATCCTAAATACGAAAATTATCAATATTATTGGAAACGGCGTGGTGCTGGATGTGGTATCATTCGCTCGGGAGATCCATATGCTGACTGCCATGGGCTACCCGGTCATCGACAACCAAAAGTTGCTAATCGCTAAAAAGGCCCACCTGTTACTGCCTACCCATGCCTTGTTGGATAAATATGCAGAGGAAAGCCTTGGCGACGCCAAGATCGGCTCCACACAAAAAGGTATTGCAGTGGCTTACTCTGATAAGATGCTAAGAAGGGGATTGCGTGTTGCGGATATCCAGCGTCCTGATTTCGAAAATTGCGTGAGCCAGCTGTTTGGTGAGCATATCAAGCTGTTGGAGGATCGCTACGGCGTTCAGCTTTCCGTTGATGACTTTTTAGTTGATTTTATGCAGCATATCGATATTTTGAAACAGTTTCCGTTGGTTGATGCAGAATGGACTATTAACAAGATGCTCTCCAATGGGAAGAAAGTGCTGGCTGAGGGCGCGCAGGCAACCTTGCTGGATATAGACCATGGAAGTTACCCCTACGTAACATCCTCCAATACTACGGCGGGAGCGGTATGCACAGGATTGGGCGTGGCGCCCAAGCATGTTGGCGAGGTGATGGGCGTCTTTAAGGCCTATTGTACACGTGTAGGTAGCGGCCCGTTCCTCACCGAGCTTCAAAGCGAACTTGCCGATCATATCCGTCTGCAGGGCGGGGAGTTTGGTTCCTTCACGAAGCGTCCGCGGCGGATTGGTTGGTTGGATCTGCCGGCCTTACGCTATGCGATCATGATCAACGGTGTTGATAAGCTGATTATGACCAAAGCAGATGTGCTATCTGGTCTCGATTATATCGACGTATGTACTTCTTACAGTGATGATGGAGGGGAGACACTGGACTATGTTGCTACGCATGACGCAGGCTGCACAGCGCAGCCGATATACCGTCGCTTTGCAGCATGGCAAGAGGATATTTCGGATTTGACCGACGATAAAGGTCTTCCTGAAGCATTAAAAACTTATATCAGCTTTTTGGAAAATGAGCTACATGTGCCTATTGCTTATCTTTCAACTGGGCCCGATCGCAAACAGACCTTGGAAAGGTAA
- the rlmB gene encoding 23S rRNA (guanosine(2251)-2'-O)-methyltransferase RlmB, with the protein MQHFQQRDRGERRETNQMVFGIRAVIEAIDSDKEIESLFVQRGLTGSLFLELKALLKERNISFQQVPVEKLNRITRKNHQGVIAVISPIVYQNIEDLLPVIYETGETPFLLMLDGVTDVRNMGAIARTAECAGIHAIIVPKKGSAEINPDAIKTSAGALYKIPVCRQDSLGKTGRFLIESGVQLVVSTEKTEDSIYDVNYTTPTCIVMGAEDVGVSDDLIRISDKLAKIPMFGDIGSLNVSVSAAVVIYEAIRQRNLK; encoded by the coding sequence ATGCAACATTTTCAACAGCGCGATAGGGGCGAGCGGAGAGAAACGAATCAAATGGTGTTTGGTATCCGTGCGGTTATAGAGGCGATTGATAGCGACAAGGAAATCGAATCGTTGTTCGTGCAACGCGGTTTGACGGGGAGTTTATTTTTAGAGCTCAAAGCATTGTTGAAGGAGCGTAATATTAGTTTTCAGCAGGTTCCTGTAGAAAAGCTGAATCGCATAACACGCAAGAACCACCAAGGCGTAATTGCCGTGATCTCGCCCATCGTTTATCAAAATATCGAAGATCTGCTTCCTGTTATCTACGAAACGGGGGAAACGCCATTTTTGCTGATGCTCGATGGCGTAACCGATGTGCGGAATATGGGTGCTATCGCGCGTACTGCGGAATGTGCTGGTATTCACGCCATCATCGTGCCCAAAAAAGGATCGGCAGAGATCAATCCGGATGCGATAAAGACATCGGCAGGCGCTTTATACAAAATCCCGGTATGTCGGCAGGATTCCTTAGGGAAAACAGGTCGTTTTCTGATCGAATCGGGCGTACAGCTCGTGGTCAGTACCGAAAAAACAGAAGATTCTATTTATGATGTTAACTATACGACGCCAACCTGTATTGTGATGGGGGCGGAAGATGTCGGAGTGTCCGACGATCTGATTCGTATATCCGATAAGTTGGCGAAAATCCCGATGTTCGGTGATATTGGCTCGTTGAATGTATCCGTTTCTGCGGCTGTCGTCATCTACGAAGCAATTCGTCAACGTAATCTAAAGTAA
- a CDS encoding Crp/Fnr family transcriptional regulator yields MEQLLAYLGKYGHLTVADKDLLASLIQPFYLEKGQYFVESGRVCARLGFISDGVCRSCYYDKLGNDFTRYFIYEGRFVGDVNGYLDQSPALEYIEAITDCTLLTLNRADFAILETSIVGWSAIFAKLNAQVLENKMKMASNMLVQDAHTRYLNFLDHYLGLGNRVPQSMLASFLGITPSSLSRIRRQVK; encoded by the coding sequence ATGGAGCAACTACTCGCTTATCTCGGAAAATACGGTCATCTCACGGTAGCTGATAAGGACTTGCTTGCCAGCTTGATCCAACCATTTTATCTTGAAAAAGGTCAATACTTCGTCGAGTCCGGCCGTGTATGCGCAAGGCTAGGTTTTATCAGCGATGGTGTTTGTCGCTCTTGCTACTATGACAAGTTGGGCAATGATTTCACACGTTACTTTATATACGAAGGTCGATTTGTTGGCGACGTGAATGGTTATTTGGACCAAAGTCCGGCATTGGAATATATCGAAGCCATCACTGATTGTACATTGCTTACGCTAAACCGAGCTGATTTTGCAATCCTGGAGACATCAATAGTTGGCTGGTCGGCCATTTTTGCGAAGCTTAACGCGCAGGTGTTGGAGAATAAGATGAAGATGGCCAGTAATATGTTGGTGCAAGATGCCCACACGCGTTATCTTAATTTTCTCGATCATTATCTCGGTCTCGGCAACCGCGTTCCGCAATCGATGTTGGCATCTTTTTTAGGAATAACCCCCTCCTCATTAAGCCGTATTCGAAGGCAGGTAAAATAG
- a CDS encoding MIP family channel protein: MEIKTSSKFVAESIGTFGLVLFGCGAAVVAGANSLGGLSGLGLLGISLAFGLAVLVFAYAIGGISGCHINPAVTIGLLIAGKISWRDTLVYIVAQCVGALLGACVLQQLLHGQLSGFTAGEWAYGSNGWGIGYQNEYSMETAFLVEVLLTFIFVFVILATTSTVGNSNMAGLAIGFTLVLIHLVAIPITGTSVNPARSFGPAVFAGGQALAQLWLFIAAPIMGAIFAALLWKLLGPAEKATPANLPKEFSI, translated from the coding sequence ATGGAAATCAAAACCTCTTCAAAGTTTGTCGCCGAATCGATAGGAACGTTCGGCTTGGTTCTTTTCGGTTGCGGCGCTGCTGTCGTTGCGGGAGCAAATAGTTTAGGCGGTCTGTCGGGCTTGGGTCTACTGGGTATTTCGTTAGCGTTTGGACTTGCGGTGCTCGTATTTGCCTATGCTATTGGTGGTATTTCGGGCTGTCATATTAACCCGGCGGTGACGATAGGCCTACTGATTGCCGGGAAAATTTCTTGGCGCGACACGTTGGTCTACATTGTGGCTCAGTGTGTAGGTGCCTTGCTTGGCGCCTGTGTCTTACAGCAACTATTACATGGGCAGTTGAGTGGTTTCACGGCAGGAGAGTGGGCTTATGGCTCCAATGGTTGGGGGATAGGTTACCAAAATGAGTATAGCATGGAAACGGCTTTTTTGGTTGAAGTTTTGCTCACCTTTATTTTTGTCTTTGTTATTCTAGCAACAACTTCTACCGTAGGCAACAGTAATATGGCTGGTCTTGCTATCGGATTTACCTTAGTTCTTATTCATTTGGTTGCGATTCCAATCACTGGTACTTCTGTTAATCCGGCACGATCTTTTGGTCCTGCCGTGTTTGCCGGCGGACAAGCGCTGGCTCAACTATGGTTGTTTATCGCAGCACCTATTATGGGAGCCATCTTTGCTGCCCTCCTGTGGAAGCTGTTGGGGCCAGCTGAGAAGGCTACTCCGGCTAATCTTCCTAAAGAGTTTTCAATCTAA
- a CDS encoding ferritin-like domain-containing protein: MENIAVLNELIEINNDRVAGFDKAIADMEEGNMDLKAVFQHYSEQSRQFAAELAEFVRQQGAEAEKGGSVTSTLHRAWIDIKTLFTGADRLAVLNEAERGEDAIKAAYKAALDHAALKGEALSLVMKQGLEIKQGHDEIKVLRDAAKVIG; the protein is encoded by the coding sequence ATGGAAAATATAGCCGTTTTAAACGAATTGATCGAAATAAATAATGATCGTGTGGCGGGCTTTGATAAAGCTATCGCCGATATGGAAGAGGGTAATATGGATTTGAAAGCCGTATTTCAGCATTATAGTGAACAGAGCAGACAGTTTGCCGCTGAACTAGCCGAATTCGTTAGGCAGCAGGGAGCTGAAGCCGAAAAAGGGGGTAGTGTGACCAGCACCTTGCATCGTGCATGGATCGATATCAAGACGCTTTTTACCGGAGCCGATAGGTTGGCCGTGCTTAACGAGGCCGAGCGTGGAGAAGATGCCATAAAAGCCGCCTACAAAGCAGCGCTAGATCATGCTGCGCTGAAGGGCGAAGCGCTTTCGCTTGTGATGAAACAAGGTCTGGAAATTAAGCAAGGCCACGATGAAATAAAGGTGCTACGTGATGCGGCAAAGGTGATTGGCTAA
- a CDS encoding alpha/beta fold hydrolase, with translation MSTVINKTGAEEVALNLVDYGTGQPIILIHGWPLSHKSWEQQIPALVAAGYRVIAYDRRGFGDSSRPWDGYDYDTLASDLHAIIEELQLSDVILAGFSMGGGEVVRYITNYGEANIAKVVLISSIIPLVKQHTDNPDGVPSEKLEEIAQALQDDRVGFLKGFHEQFYGVDKDASAVSQGQLDYDFSIAAHAAPQATVKAADAWANTDFRAECAGISTPTLIIHGKKDATVPFETAAQQAHQLIANSLLVTYDDAAHGLNVTHAARLNEDLIGFLKT, from the coding sequence ATGTCAACAGTTATAAATAAAACAGGAGCGGAAGAAGTTGCCTTAAATCTTGTCGATTACGGCACAGGACAACCTATTATATTGATTCACGGATGGCCATTGAGCCACAAATCTTGGGAACAGCAGATCCCTGCCCTCGTGGCGGCAGGCTACCGCGTGATCGCTTACGATCGGCGCGGCTTTGGCGATTCATCGCGACCTTGGGATGGCTACGACTATGATACGTTGGCCAGTGACCTGCATGCTATTATTGAAGAACTGCAGTTGAGCGATGTTATCTTAGCTGGGTTTTCCATGGGCGGAGGCGAGGTTGTGCGTTATATTACGAATTATGGTGAAGCCAATATCGCTAAGGTAGTTTTGATATCTTCGATCATCCCTCTGGTGAAGCAACATACCGACAACCCGGATGGCGTTCCGTCTGAAAAGTTGGAAGAAATTGCCCAAGCCTTGCAAGACGACCGCGTGGGATTTCTAAAAGGATTTCACGAGCAGTTTTACGGGGTCGACAAAGATGCAAGCGCGGTATCGCAAGGTCAATTGGATTACGACTTTAGCATTGCTGCACACGCTGCACCACAGGCCACCGTCAAAGCTGCCGACGCTTGGGCCAACACGGATTTCCGCGCAGAATGTGCGGGCATTAGCACACCAACCTTAATCATCCATGGCAAGAAGGATGCAACAGTACCTTTCGAAACGGCCGCTCAACAGGCGCATCAGCTTATTGCCAACAGCCTTTTAGTTACATATGATGATGCCGCGCATGGCTTAAATGTTACACATGCAGCGCGATTAAACGAGGACTTAATCGGTTTTTTGAAAACCTAA
- a CDS encoding glycosyltransferase family 39 protein: protein MLLRLNVLYQPNSLDVLCWTSVYYFLLQYIRSNQTKWLYILAIVFAIGFLNKYNIVFLFLGILPAIGLSSARKLLYNGHFYGALLLALLLVFPNLLWQYQHRFPVFLHLRELAETQLSHVNRWTFITSPFLFFSGSLLVLLVGLYALARQDGWRRYRLFLWSFIFTFALFVALKAKDYYAIGLYPIYFAFGATYIGRLLADSKWYYCTAVVLLPIVFFLPIYDVAFPNKTPAYIVTHQDAYRKLGLLRWEDGKEHSLPQDFADMLGWKELARKVDSVYLQLGAPEHTLVLCDNYGQAGAINYYSSCGVQAVSFNADYINWFDLEKDYKHLIRVKNSHEELEEMRQTGPLFQQSVVAAHIQNPYAREYGTVIFSFRDANVDINQRIRNELLAQPTYFNKQ, encoded by the coding sequence GTGCTTCTTCGCCTAAATGTACTCTATCAGCCTAATTCGCTAGATGTGCTCTGCTGGACTAGTGTCTACTACTTTTTACTTCAGTACATCCGTAGCAACCAAACAAAATGGCTGTACATCCTTGCTATTGTCTTTGCCATAGGCTTCTTAAACAAGTACAATATTGTTTTTCTTTTTCTTGGTATCTTACCAGCCATCGGCCTTAGTTCGGCGAGGAAGCTTCTTTACAACGGTCATTTTTATGGCGCATTATTACTGGCCTTGTTACTAGTATTCCCGAATTTACTTTGGCAATACCAGCATCGCTTCCCAGTATTCCTGCACTTAAGGGAACTTGCCGAAACACAGCTGAGTCATGTAAACCGTTGGACCTTCATCACTTCACCTTTCCTTTTTTTCTCGGGTTCACTTCTTGTACTACTTGTTGGCCTATACGCTTTGGCTAGACAAGATGGATGGCGAAGATACCGGCTTTTCCTATGGTCGTTTATTTTTACTTTTGCGCTCTTCGTTGCGCTTAAAGCGAAAGACTATTATGCTATTGGCTTGTATCCCATTTATTTCGCATTTGGGGCCACCTATATAGGTCGTCTTTTAGCTGATAGCAAATGGTACTATTGCACTGCCGTGGTCTTGTTACCCATTGTTTTCTTTCTGCCCATATACGATGTTGCTTTCCCAAACAAAACACCGGCATACATTGTCACACACCAAGATGCGTATCGAAAATTAGGCCTATTACGATGGGAAGATGGTAAAGAACACAGCTTGCCCCAAGATTTTGCAGACATGCTGGGGTGGAAAGAGCTTGCAAGAAAAGTAGATAGCGTATATCTGCAGCTCGGAGCACCCGAACATACCTTGGTGTTATGCGACAATTATGGACAAGCAGGCGCCATCAACTATTATTCATCCTGTGGCGTTCAGGCTGTTTCCTTCAATGCCGACTACATCAACTGGTTTGATTTGGAGAAGGACTACAAACATCTGATCCGGGTAAAAAACTCGCATGAAGAACTGGAAGAGATGCGACAAACAGGCCCATTATTTCAACAATCCGTCGTTGCAGCGCACATCCAAAACCCTTATGCACGCGAATATGGCACTGTTATCTTTAGCTTCCGTGATGCCAACGTGGACATCAACCAACGCATACGCAACGAACTACTAGCGCAACCGACCTATTTCAACAAACAATGA